The Acidobacteriota bacterium genomic sequence GCGCTCATCAACTTCGATGATGCTGAAGCGTTCGCGCGCCACATTTTCTTTCAATACCAGTGTGGCAATCGCTTGGCGTTCGCGATGGGCGCGGATTGCCGATTGCAAATCAACGTCGGTGACAATTTTTCCGTTGATGACGACGAAATCATCGTCCAGGAATTTTTCGCGAACTTTATCAATGCCGCCTGCGGTGCCGAGTATCTCGGCTTCTTCGGAGTAATCAAGGTTGACGCCAAACCGGGAACCATCACCGAGAGCCTTTTTAATCGACTCACCCTGATAATGTAAATTGACGGTGATGTCGGTGATGCCTGCGTGTTTGAGCAGTTCGACCGAATGGGCGATTAACGGGCGACCGAGAAAGGGAATAGCAGGCTTGGCGCGGTCTTGTGTCAAGGGCCACAAGCGATTGCCAAATCCTGCTGCGAGTATCATTGCTTTCATAATTCGAGGATTCAGGATTCAGGATTCAGGATTTCAAAAAGTATCTCTCTGAATCCTGAATCCTTCAAAAAACTAAATCTTTAACTGGTATGCCTATCTCGCGACAACGTTTGACCTGAAGTTCAGGGTAGCTTTCGCGGATGATGTCTTCGGCGCGAAAACCTGCCGCCTGCATCACAGCTAATACTTCGGTTTCATCGCCTTCGATTTCGATGAAATTGCCCATCGGCGTTTCGTCAAAAGTAACGCTGACGAATTTATCGGCGAGTTTGACGCGATAATCGGTGCGATATTTTTGATAACGAAATGAGCGATGCAAACCCAGACGTTCAAATAAGGTTGCCAGGTGTTCAGGCTGGGCAACTTCGGTTTCAATCTCTTCGCGAACTTTGAGCGGCGAGGTGGCGCTGTTCATCACGATGCCTTTATAAGTGACCAGCCCTTGATTTTCCACTTTGCGCACGCGCAATGCCGCGCCGGTTTTGAATAATCGCTGGTCGGCAAAATCGAAAAGCCAGTTGTCTTCAAAATAGCGCGGTTTTACGATGCTCAGGTCAAGTCCGGCGTTGCGAAGCGCGTCAACCGAATCACATGCCAGTTTGACTTCAATTTCCAGATGGGTATTTGATTTCGCCACGCAAAACCTCGGGTAAAAATTTAATCGCTAATTATCTAGGCTGGCTTAACCGCGCGTCAATGCTCAGTTCAATTAAGATAATTTGAACAGGTCAAGGCGACGACGGGAAAACGCCGGGCGCGAGAGCGTTATACTTTTGCGAACAAAAACCGCGTGGTAAAGTGAAATCGAGCAATAGGCTTTAAATTCATATCATTCATACTGGGGACGCCAATGGCATTAAAACATTTATCCGAAAATACCCGTGGTGAAGCGCGGGCGTGGAACTTACAACTGGGGATACCCGGTTTCAAATATGCTGACCTTAACCGCGTGCGGCGGCTCGAAGCGCTCGACCGCACGTTTTTTCATTACCTGGAGCAAGGCGACAGTGGACTAGCCGCCGAATTTAAACAGTATCGCGACACCGGCGGAAAAAATTGTACGCGGCTTCAGGAATCGGAACTCTTGATGCGTATCGCGCCCTATCTGGGCAGCTTTATTGCGCAGTTGTTCAAAATCGAAAATGATTACCAGGGGCTTTGTGAACGGGTGCGCAACGAACAGGTATTATTTCGCTGGAAACGCGATTATCTGGAAAGACGGATTTTTAAAAATCCGCCAACCCTCGAAGCCATCGCCGAAATTGACCCGGTCGAAGTGGAATTCACCTTTAGAAAAATTGTTGATGAGATGATGCTCGATGTGTCATTGACCGCCGATTCCGAACGCGAACTGGCAGTCGTCTGCATGACCTTGCAGGACATCATCAAAACCAGCGAAAACCCGGAAGAAAAAGCTGCGGCGCAAGAGCGTTTTACGCATGTCGAAACGTGGATTCAGGCGCTCGCCTTTCATCCAAGCCTCGCCGAACGCCGCGCCCAAATCGTCAGTTTTCAGGTTCCGCACAAAACCGAATACACGGAACTGGTGCCGCGCATTCACCCGCGCCCTGACCTTCCCGAATTTTTCATGGGTCCGCACGATACGCGCCGCCATCGTGACGGATTCAATTTAACCGATGAACGGTTCACCCCGCGCGAAAACCTGCGCGAATCACACTACTGTTTGACCTGTCACGAACGCGGCAAAGATTCCTGTTCGACAGGGCTGCTTGCCAAAGACGGCGCGGTACAACGCAACCCTTTGGGCATCAAACTCGAAGGCTGTCCGCTCGATGAAAAAATATCGGAGATGATTGCCCTCTATAAAAACGGGCATCCGATTGGCGCGCTTGCGGTAATTATGATTGATAATCCGATGCTTGCCGGAACGGGTCATCGCATCTGCAATGACTGCATGAAATCGTGCATCTTTCAAAAGCAAGACCCGGTGAACATTCCGCAAATCGAAACCGGCATTCTCACAGAAGTATTGCATCTTTCGTATGGCTTCGAGATTATTTCGCTCCTGGCGCGCTGGAATCCGCTCAATGCGCGAAGACCTTACCCATTGCGTTACAACGGCAAAAATATTTTGGTCGTTGGCATGGGACCTGCCGGTTATACGCTGGCGCATCATCTGCTTAACGAAGGCTTCGGCGTCGTCGGTATCGAAGGCTTGAAGGTCGAACCGCTGGCATTGCAACTGCGAGGCGCAAAACGCCGCGTGCCGCAACCGATTCGCGATATTAAAGAAATTCTAGGCCCGCTATCGGAACGCCCAACCGTCGGCTTTGGCGGCGTTGCCGAATATGGCATCACGGTGCGCTGGGATAAAAATTTCCTCGATATTAATTACATTCTGTTGATGCGGCGCAAAAAATTCCGCTTGATGGATGGCGTGCGATTTGGCGGCACGATGACTATTGAAGATGCGTGGAATTCAGGGTTCGACCACATCGCGATTGCCGCGGGCGCGGGTCGCCCGACCTTGGTGCCAATGGAAAATAACCTGTCGCGTGGCGTGCGTATGGCTTCCGATTTTCTGATGGGACTGCAAGGGCAGGGCGCATTTCGTAAAAATTCGCTAACCAATCTCGAAGTTGAACTGCCAGCGGTAGTCATCGGCGGCGGACTTACAGCAATTGATACGGCGACCGAATTGCAGGCTTACTATGTCACACAAGTTGAAAAAGTTCTGGAACGCTTCGAGCGTTTGCGCCGTCGCATCGGTGAAGAAGCCATCTGGGCGAAACTCGATAAAGAAGAGACCGAACGTGTACACACTTTTCTCGCGCATGGGCGCATGGTGCAGACCGAACGCGCAGCGGCTGCGGCTGCCGGTCGCCCTGCGGATTTTGCGAGACTGGTGCGCTTGTGGGGCGGCGTGACCATTGTTTATCGCAAACGGTTGCAGGATTCGCCCGCCTATCGTTTGAATCACGAAGAGGTCATCAAGGCGCTCGAAGAAGGCATAGGCTTTACCGAATGCATGAGTCCTGCGGCATGTTTGCTCGATGATTACGGACACGCCAAAGCGTTGGTCTGCACACGCCAGACGCTGGTTGACGGCAAATGGGCTGACACCGGCGAGAAGGTCGAATTTCCGGCGCGGGCGATTATGATTGCCGCCGGAACCAATCCGAATACGGTTTATGAAAAAGAGCATCCCGGCACCTTTATCATTGATGAAAGGAGCAAATGTTTCGCGATGCATCGCGCTGTGGAAACCGTTGATGGCAAGTTTGAACTTGAGCGCGTCACCGGCAATGACATTGGCTTTCTCAGTTCGTATCAAAACAACGGTCGGTTCATTTCATTTTATGGCGACGCGCATCCGGTGTTTGCCGGTAACGTCGTGAAAGCGATGGCTTCGGCAAGACACGGTTATCAGGACGTGAAGAAATTGTTCGAGCGCGAAGTTGCCGAACAGACTCTGGAAGAGCAAGCCGAGCGTGAAAATGCCTGGGTGCGGTTTGCCGAAGTGTTGGAAGATGGCTTGCGCGCGCAGGTCGTGGATGCCATCCGCCTCGGCGAAAACATTGTCGAAGTGATTGCCCGCGCGCCGATGGCTGCGCGTAATTTTGAACCCGGTCAATTTTATCGTTTGCAAAATTACGAAAGCGCCGCCGAAGAGGTCGAAGGCATTCGCTTGACTATGGAAGCTCTGGCGCTCACCGGTGCGTGGACAGACCCCGAACGCGGCTTGATTTCATTAATCGTTTTGGAAATGGGCGGTTCGTCCAGGCTTTGCGCGATGCTTGAACCCGGCGAAGAAATTGTCTTGATGGGACCCACAGGCACGCCTACTGAAATACCGGAAAATCAAACGGTGTTGCTGGCAGGCGGCGGACTCGGCAACGCTGTGCTGTTTTCGATTGCCGCAGCGTTAAAAGCCCGTGGCAATCGCGTCATCTATTTCGCCGGTTACAAACGCGGCAAAGATATGTTCAAACGTCGCGCCATCGAAGAGGCTTGCGATATTGTCATCTGGAGCGTTGATGAAGGCGAAGCCATCCCTGCGCATCGTCCGCAGGATCGCAGCGTCGTCGGCAATATCGTGCAGGCGATGAATCGTTATGCGCGCGGGGAACTCGGCGAAGTGCCGATTCCGTTGCAGGCGGTTGAGCGATTGATTTGCATCGGTTCGGACAGAATGATGGCAGCAGTTCGTCAAGCGCGACACACGATTTTAGCCGATGTGTTAAATCCCACGCATGTGGGCATCGGTTCAATCAACTCGCCGATGCAATGCATGATGAAAGAGGTCTGCTCGCAATGTCTGCAACGCCACATTGACCCGGTGAGCGGTAAAGAATCGTTTGTGTTTAGCTGTTTGAATCAAGACCAGGACCTTGACCGCGTTGATTTCAGTTTCCTGCATCAACGCTTGAGACAAAACTCGACATCGGAGAAACTGACTTCGCTGTGGTTAGATCATCTCTTTGAACAACGCGAAGTGCAGGTGGTTTAAGTGAGATCGAGAACCAATGGTTGAGCAGTCAATGCGCTTACGGAAAAAGACCGGGCGAATTTTTAAAGTGAATTTCCCAGCGGATGCGGCGGATACTGCGGATTCAAGCGGATTTTGAAAACCGATAAAGCCGATTCAGGGTTGATAAAACCTGTATGAATCTATCCGTTTTGATCCGCTCGATCCGCAGTATCCGCCGGGAAGCCAACCTTGATCAGTCGTACAGTGATTTTCCGTCATTCCCATTAATCATAAAACCGGACTGAGACCAGCCGCCCAATCATTGAGGGGACTTCAATACATCCTTTTTCAAAAGCAAAAAGCGTTTGTCCAACCAGTCAAAGCGGTGTTAATGTCTGGTTGTCAAGTCACCCTTAATCGGTTCCGAGTTAGTATCAGAACCCTCGCAAAACGAAATTCAAACAGGACTTTTGCATATGGCGGTCAGTGTCAATCCGGCAAGGAGTGGTGCAGCAGAGGCTGCGGCGAATCGTTGTCGTTGGGACGGTAAAAGCGCCGGACATTACGAAGTCTGGTTTTTAACTTTCAATCAACGCTCGACCGGGCGCGGCTTCTGGTTTCGCTACACCATCGAAGTCCCGCACCTCGCGCAAGACCCCTTCGTGACCATTGGGCATAGCGGGCAACTGCCACACGCCGAACTCTGGGCGACGGTTTTTGACCGCCAGCATCCCGAAAAGAATTTCGGTATGGTGCAAACTCATGCGATTGATTTGTTCGACACCGAAAAAGAGCAATTCAAATTGCGCATCGAAGAAGCCACGCTCACCTCGTCAGGCGCGAGCGGTCGGGTTGAAAACGGCGAACACACGATAGCCTGGGATTTGCGATTCACTCCCAATGAAACGACCTACTATCATGTGCCGAAAAGCCTGACGACGATTGTGCGCCCGTCATCATTCGTCTGTTCCCCCAATCTCGATACCCGCTTTAGCGGCGTCATCTATGTTGATGGTGAAGCGATTTTAATTGATGATGAACCCGGTTGTCAGACCCATCTCTGGGGCAGCAAACACGTTGATGAATGGGTGTGGGTGCACGCCAACGCTTTTGAAAAAAACGAAGGCACAGTCTTTGAAGGTCTATCGGCGCGTCCGCGTCGCGCAGGACGGACGCTTGCGCCGCTGCTTTCGCTTTATCTGCGTCATCACGACGAAGAACATCATTTCACACGCATGCGGTTTACCGAACAATGGCAGCATGAACTGGGCATCGGCTATTGGCATTTTGCCGCGCTCAATCCCAGGGTTTATATCAAAGGCACGGCGCAATGTCGTTTGAAAGATATGTTGCAGGTGAAATATGTTGACCCGGATGGCGAGCCGCTCTATTGCATCAACAGCGAAGTGGCGCATTTGAAAATTAAAATCCTGCGCCGCGTGCATGGCATTCGCTGGCGTCATGTTGAAACCATTCATGCCCATGCGACTGCGCATCTCGAACACGCCGCGCGCAGCCTCGATGAAACCGTGCGAATGATTTAAGCCTGTATTTATCAACCCGCAAGATAACTTTTCATCAATCTCTTTTAATGGTTGACGCGGCATCAACTTTTATCTGCGACCACTCCGTCAACAAATGCGCGGCAGTTGTTCGCCGACCAGCATATCTACAATGCGTGTGCCGCCAAATCCGGTGACCATTGAAACGATGCCTTGCGGTTCGGCTTTGACTTCGCCGATGATGCAGGCATCGCGCCCATAAATATTTTTCCGCATTCGCGCCACCAACGCTTCGGCAATATCATCGGCAACCACCGCTATCAACTTGCCTTCGTTGGCAACATAGAGCGCATCCAGTCCTAAAATTTCACACGCTCCTTTTACTTCTTCACGCACCGGAATCCGGCTTTCATAAATTTCAATGTAGCGTTCGGAACCAAGAGCAATTTCATTCAATGTGGTTGCCACACCGCCGCGCGTCGGGTCGCGTAAAACATGAATTCCATCCAACCGCGAACCTTGCGCCGCTTCATCAAGCATATCGCTTACGAGTGAATTAAGCGGCGCGGAATCGCTTGCAATGTCGGTTTCAAGTTCGAGTTCGCCACGGGCAATCAGTATCGTGGTGCCGTGGTCGCCGATGCTGCCGCTGACGATTACTTTATCGCCGGTCGCGGCGCGTGAAACGGAAATATCGACCGGATGTTCAATCACTCCGATGCCCGAGGTGTTGATGAAGAGTTTGTCGGCGCTGCCTTTTTGCACAACTTTGGTATCGCCGGTGACGATGTCAACACCGGCTTCATGCGCCGCATCGCGCATCGAAGCGAGAACCTGTTTGAGGTCGTCAACTGCAAAGCCTTCTTCGATAATAAACCCTGCCGAAAGATAAACCGGACGCGCGCCGCTCATTGCCAGGTCGTTGACCGTGCCGTGAACTGCAAGTTTGCCGATGTCGCCGCCGCGAAAAAAGATCGGGTCAACCACATATGAATCGGTTGTAAATGCCAGCCGCGTCGCGCCCTGATTTCCGTTGCCGTTCAATTTTGACGAATGCTGAGGGATTTCAAAAACTGCCTGGTCTTCAAGCTTTTCAAGCAAGGGGTTTTTCAAATAATCGAGGAAAAGCCCTTCAATCAATTCATGCATGGCGCGTCCGCCGCTGCCGTGCGCCAGAGTAATATGGGTGTCTTTGATTTTTGGTTTTCTGCGCCGCGCCCGTTCGACGCGCTCAAAAAGTGGCGATGATATAAATTCTGTGGGCATTTCAAATCCTCGCAGCAACCGGTTGCGTGTTTGCACGCTCGGCGATTTTCGAGAGCCTGCCGAAATTGTAATAAGCCGCGCACGCGCCCTCACTTGATACCATGCAGGAACCAATCGGGGTTTCCGGCGTGCACGCGGTTCCAAATACTTTGCACTCCCAGGGTTTTTTGACGCCTTTTAAAATCTCGCCGCACTGACAGGCTTTCGGGTCGGCAACCCGCAAACCCGGTACGCTGAATTTCAATTCGGCATCAAACTTCGCGTATTGATGGCGCAATTTCATACCGCTATGGGCGATGGAACCGAGTCCCCGCCACTCGAAATAATCGCGGGCGTCGAAGACTTCAAACAAAGCTTCCAAAGCCCGCTGATTGCCGTTGCGTTCGACGACCCGCCCGTATTGATTTTCGATTTCGGCGCGTCCCTGAACGATTTGGGTGACAATCATATAAACCGATTGCAGAATATCGAGCGGTTCAAAACCCGTGACGACCAGCGGTTTGCCATAGTGTTGCGGCACGAAATCATAACAGCGCGTGCCGATAACCGTGCTCACATGCCCGGGACCGACAAACCCATCAAGTTGCAAATCCGGCGAATCGAGCATAGCTTTCAGCGCCGGAACAATCATGATGTGATTGCAGAAGATGCTGAAATTTTCGATGCCGTCTTTGGCGGCTTGCAAAACCGTCAATGCCGTTGACGGGGAAGTGGTTTCAAAACCGAGCGCGAAAAAGACCACCTGACGGTCAGGATTTTTGCGGGCGAGTTTCAAGGCATCAAGCGGCGAATAAACCATGCGCACATCTGCGCCAGCGGCTTTGGCGTTGAGCAAACTGGTTTTTGAACCCGGCACCCGCATGGCATCGCCAAAGGTGGTAAATATCACCTCCGCTTGCTGGGCGATGGCAATCGCATCATCGACGCGACCGGTCGGGATGACACAGACCGGGCAACCGGGACCGTGAATCATTTCAATGTTGGCAGGCAATAAATCTTCTATCCCATATTTGAAAATTGTGTGCGTGTGCCCGCCGCAGACTTCCATCAGTTTGAGCGGTTGGGTCGTCAAACGGGAAATTTTATTCGCCAACACGCGCGCCAATTCGCTTTGCCGATATTCATCTATGAATTTCATTATTTGCCTCCGTCAATCTGCAATCAGCGATTTGTGTTCGAGGAAGGTATGCACCATGTCCCACATCACATGGTAAAGCGCGACGTGGGTTTCCTGAATGCGATGAATGCTGGAAGTCGGAACCGTCAAGCAGTAATTGAGCAAACCTTCCTCGCGCAGCGCCGCCACCCGACCGCCATCGCCTCCGGCAAACGCCATAGTGATGAGTTTCAAACGGCGCGCCGTTAGAAAAGCGTGCAGCAGATTCTCGGAATTGCCACTGGTTGAAAGCCCCAGCAACACATCGCCCGGTTTGCCAAGTGCGATAAGTTGCCGGGCGAAAACATCCGCAAACCCCACATCATTCGCCACCGCCGTGACCATCGCCATATCGTTATTCAAACAGATTGCCGGCAGCGCTTTGCGCCCGACCGTGATGGGGTGCATAAACTCAACCGCGATATGCTCGGCGTCGGTTGCCGAACCGCCATTGCCGCACACCAGCAATTTGCGCCCGTGATAAAACGCTTTAGCCAGAGCCAGCGAAGCTGCCAGTATCGCATCCTGATTGTTCGCAAAAAATTGTTCTTTGACGGCGACGCTCTCACGCGCTTTTTCACTGAGAGAAAAGCGCAAGGCTGCCATCAACTCCTGCGGCTTTTTCTCTTCGTCATGCAGGAAGGGATAGAAGGCGCGTGAAAAATCTTCAAGGCTTTTGGTCATTTGTCTGTTGCTGATTTGCGGTTGCAATTCAAAAAAATTTTGGGACGGCGATTTGTCGCGAACTGTTGAAATGCGGTCGCCGTTAGAGGTTCAACGCAACCGCAAGTGCGCTACTCTAAAGTGGCGCTGAACTGCTCGAACTCATCTTGATAAGAGCCGAGTTCCTCCAGCAACCGCAACGTTTCCTGAGCTTCCTGCTCATCTACTTTGCTCATGGCAAAACCAACGTGAATCAACACGTAATCGCCGATGTGAACCTCATCGAGCAAACCGGTGTTGACATTGCGGCGCACGCCGCCGACTTCGACTTTGGCAATTTGATTTTCTTCGTCAACCAGTTCGATGATTTTTCCCGGTATCGCTAAACACATAAATTCAAACCCTCCGTGACGTCCGTCGCCGTTTGTCGATATTTTTTACCGCTGCACCTGAGCGTGAAGAAAATCGAGCCATTCCTGCATGCCCTGTCCGGTCTTTGCCGACAATTCAAATATCGGCATCTCAGGGTGAACCGATTGAATGCTTTGCTGCGCCGCCTGCACATCGAATTCGACTGCCGCAGCCAAATCTATTTTGGTGATGATGGCAACATCCGCAGTATTGAAAATGGTTGGATACTTGAGCGGTTTATCTTCGCCTTCGGTAACCGACATCAAGACCAATCGCAACGCTTCGCCGAGATCGTAACTCGACGGGCACACCAGATTGCCGACGTTTTCAATAAACAGACAATCCAATTCACTCAGATTCCAACCCTCAAGAGCGCGCGCCACCATCTCAGCTTCAAGATGGCAAACCGTGCCTGTGGTAATCTGTTTGACCGGCACTTCAGCGCGCGCAAGCCGCGCCGCGTCATTATCGGTTGCCAAATCGCCCACCAGCGCCGCAACCCGGCAAGTCGAACGCAATTGTTTGAGGGTTTGCTCTAAAAAAGCGGTTTTGCCCGCGCCCGGACTTGATACGAGGCTCACGGCAAACACCCCGGCTTTGTTGAGGCGTTCGCGCAACACGCGCGCCAAAACATCATTGTGTTTCAGGACGTTTTGTCTGACTTGAACTAAACGGGGAGTGCTCATTTATTGAACCTCCAAAGCGATGACTTCGAGTTCTTTGCCTTGCCGGATTTCGGGTGCGGGCGCGTGGCAAACCGGACAGAAAAATTTTTGAATCGAATCCAGGGGGCGTTCGCGTTGACACCGCGAACAATAAACCACCACGGGCGCGTCTTCGATGACCAGTCGTGAACCGGCAAGCGGCGTGTCTACGCAGGCGACCTCCCACGAAAATAACAACGCCTCTTTGACCACCCCTGAAAGTTGTCCCAGTTTTAAATGAAGCGCGGTGACTCGCGCCGCGCCCTGACGCGCCGCTTCCTGAGTCGCCATCTCAATCATGCTCATTGCAATAGATAATTCATGCATGGCGTTATCCGGTTGATGATTCACCTTTGTGCTGTTGCCAAATGTACTTCACTTCGTTTACCTCAATCTCGCCAATTCTATAATCAGTCGGTTCAGCGGGCTTTGATAAACCGAGAGCCAGAACCAGGCTTGCCAGGCGGCGATTGCCGGAGCTTGGCTGTTCAGGTTCTTCACTCAGCTTGCTCAACCTCAGCTTCGATGTCTAAGCGGTTTCTTTATGCCCGACGAGATCAAAAGTGAATTTCACTTCATCTTTAACTTTCAACGCGCCGGCTGCAACCGACACCAGTTTGATATTGAAATCGGTCTGCCTTAACGTAAAATCACCGACTGCTCGCAACCCATCGCCATTCAGGGTAATCTGCGCAATCACCCAGATGCCGCTGCGCGTCACGCCGTGCAAGGTCACGTCGCCGATAATTTTCGCTTTATAACGCCCCTCAATAATGCGCGTCAGCATAATTTCTTTGCTCTGAAAAATGATTTCAGGGAAGCGCCTGGCTTCAAGCACATCATGCATCATCGTGCGCTCGATCTCTTGCTTGTCCTTTTCTTTGACATCATCAAGCAAGTTCAGAGAATCGATATTTACCGTTAACTGTAGCGAGGCGTTGGTCAGATTATCCGGGGTGAATTGCGCTTCGCCCGTAAAATTACGGATGGCAATGGTCGGATTATGCCCGAACCCGGCGAGCAAGCCTGTGGCAAATGCCTGTACCGTGAATTTACTTTGAGCAGCATCCAACCTATAGCGAGTTACTGAGCCGTCACGTTCACTCATGCAATTGATTCAGCCTTTCTATACAAATTACATTTCTCGAAGTTTGAAGTATCTCTGAATATCGGGACCGATAGCCGACAAATCCACCGGAAATTTGTTCTGTAATCCGGGCAAAACGGCGGATAATCCCGCGCTCACCGTCTTACGCACAACCGGATGCGTAATCACCAGACCCGCACCGAAAACCATCAGGGCAAGACCACCCATCAAATAAAGCGTTTCTTTGCTTTCCGAATTGTTGCCGTTGTGTTCCATGTTGCGCTCCTTTGCAAAGTTCCCGCAGGGTATTGCGGGCATCTTGAATCAAATTAGGTTAGCGGTTGAATTGACCGCAGACATCAATGCTTCGATAGCTTCCAAACACCTTCAACGATTCACTTCATCAACTTTAGAAAGCCGTGCAAACCACCGTTCACATCGGCATGGTTTAACCAACTTCACCGCCTGATGATTTTGACCTGCCGCTTGCCGAATGCTGACTTCGTTCAGGTGATGAGCAACCATACAAATTCTCTTTGATAAGTTCTTCAAGAAGCTTGACGGCTTCACCAACTGCCGCCTGCACCGGCGCGCTCAATCCCATCGCGCCTTCTTCGCCGCCAAGCGATGCCGGTTCGCAACCGACCACCAGCAATTTGTTGAACTGCGCGCCCATTGAATGCGCCATACGCAACACCTTCAGGGGATTCATGCCGTGAGGTTCAACCATCAAGCCCTGCTCGGTTGATTCGTCGAATTCCTGTAAATCCGGTTCAATCACATAAAGCGTTCCCGGCGCATTGCCGCGCATGGTTGCATCAACGAAGATGGTCACGTCATAACCATCCATCAATGCATAAGCCAAATCGAAACCGCGAATCCCGTAATCAACCACGCGCACCGCATCAGGCATTTCGCGTTGCCTGAGCTGTTTGGCGACTTCCACACCGAAAGCGTCGTCGCCTTGAAAAATGTTGCCGATACAGGCAATCAGGATGCGCGGTTGTTCCATGCCTTCACCTTTAAAAATGCCCTTCAAACGAGTGGCTCAATCTCTTCCGGCGAAAAAAAGAAGCGGTGACCGGGTTGCCTGAGCATTCCCAAATCTTTGCCCGGATCGTCATCAACGACGACTGCCAGCAGAATATTATTTTCATAATCCTGCTCGATGCCTTCGATGGTCGCGAGCTTGCCCGCGAGCGCCAGATCAAAAATGTCGCCGCCTTTGCGCGGTCTGAGGCGCACCCGATTGCCCGCTTTGAGTTCGACGCCGCCAACTGTAATGCTATCGAGTGGCAGTTTGTCTTCAAGCAGATGCCAATCCAATTCGTTCATGGTGTTGAGAACCTCAAATCAAATTCGTTCGCGCAGCGCGCCATGCAATTTCATCAACTGTTCGGGCGGCAAACTTTCGACCCTGTCCAAAATTTTTCGCGCGCGTTCATCCACGGCGCGCATCTCGCGTTTCTCTTCATCCGTGAGCGTCATAATTCTCAGCAACAGAATTTCGTCAATCTCGGTTCCGTCAAACAAATCACCGTCGCTTTCCGGCGCGATTTGCGGATAGTCATAAAGAATAATCGGCGATGACAGCATCACCGCGCGCGCGCCTGCTTCGCCCGCCAGCACCGGATAGGTGCCAAGGTTTTGACAATCGGCAACCGCCTCGCTGAAGGTTTCCGGCGGTTCCAGCAGCGAAACAAATTCGCCGCCCTGCACGCCTAAAATCGTATGCGCGGAAGCCAGCGCGTAAAGCAAGGCTTCATCCCGGGT encodes the following:
- a CDS encoding class IV adenylate cyclase, giving the protein MAKSNTHLEIEVKLACDSVDALRNAGLDLSIVKPRYFEDNWLFDFADQRLFKTGAALRVRKVENQGLVTYKGIVMNSATSPLKVREEIETEVAQPEHLATLFERLGLHRSFRYQKYRTDYRVKLADKFVSVTFDETPMGNFIEIEGDETEVLAVMQAAGFRAEDIIRESYPELQVKRCREIGIPVKDLVF
- a CDS encoding FAD-dependent oxidoreductase; the protein is MALKHLSENTRGEARAWNLQLGIPGFKYADLNRVRRLEALDRTFFHYLEQGDSGLAAEFKQYRDTGGKNCTRLQESELLMRIAPYLGSFIAQLFKIENDYQGLCERVRNEQVLFRWKRDYLERRIFKNPPTLEAIAEIDPVEVEFTFRKIVDEMMLDVSLTADSERELAVVCMTLQDIIKTSENPEEKAAAQERFTHVETWIQALAFHPSLAERRAQIVSFQVPHKTEYTELVPRIHPRPDLPEFFMGPHDTRRHRDGFNLTDERFTPRENLRESHYCLTCHERGKDSCSTGLLAKDGAVQRNPLGIKLEGCPLDEKISEMIALYKNGHPIGALAVIMIDNPMLAGTGHRICNDCMKSCIFQKQDPVNIPQIETGILTEVLHLSYGFEIISLLARWNPLNARRPYPLRYNGKNILVVGMGPAGYTLAHHLLNEGFGVVGIEGLKVEPLALQLRGAKRRVPQPIRDIKEILGPLSERPTVGFGGVAEYGITVRWDKNFLDINYILLMRRKKFRLMDGVRFGGTMTIEDAWNSGFDHIAIAAGAGRPTLVPMENNLSRGVRMASDFLMGLQGQGAFRKNSLTNLEVELPAVVIGGGLTAIDTATELQAYYVTQVEKVLERFERLRRRIGEEAIWAKLDKEETERVHTFLAHGRMVQTERAAAAAAGRPADFARLVRLWGGVTIVYRKRLQDSPAYRLNHEEVIKALEEGIGFTECMSPAACLLDDYGHAKALVCTRQTLVDGKWADTGEKVEFPARAIMIAAGTNPNTVYEKEHPGTFIIDERSKCFAMHRAVETVDGKFELERVTGNDIGFLSSYQNNGRFISFYGDAHPVFAGNVVKAMASARHGYQDVKKLFEREVAEQTLEEQAERENAWVRFAEVLEDGLRAQVVDAIRLGENIVEVIARAPMAARNFEPGQFYRLQNYESAAEEVEGIRLTMEALALTGAWTDPERGLISLIVLEMGGSSRLCAMLEPGEEIVLMGPTGTPTEIPENQTVLLAGGGLGNAVLFSIAAALKARGNRVIYFAGYKRGKDMFKRRAIEEACDIVIWSVDEGEAIPAHRPQDRSVVGNIVQAMNRYARGELGEVPIPLQAVERLICIGSDRMMAAVRQARHTILADVLNPTHVGIGSINSPMQCMMKEVCSQCLQRHIDPVSGKESFVFSCLNQDQDLDRVDFSFLHQRLRQNSTSEKLTSLWLDHLFEQREVQVV
- a CDS encoding tocopherol cyclase family protein; translation: MAVSVNPARSGAAEAAANRCRWDGKSAGHYEVWFLTFNQRSTGRGFWFRYTIEVPHLAQDPFVTIGHSGQLPHAELWATVFDRQHPEKNFGMVQTHAIDLFDTEKEQFKLRIEEATLTSSGASGRVENGEHTIAWDLRFTPNETTYYHVPKSLTTIVRPSSFVCSPNLDTRFSGVIYVDGEAILIDDEPGCQTHLWGSKHVDEWVWVHANAFEKNEGTVFEGLSARPRRAGRTLAPLLSLYLRHHDEEHHFTRMRFTEQWQHELGIGYWHFAALNPRVYIKGTAQCRLKDMLQVKYVDPDGEPLYCINSEVAHLKIKILRRVHGIRWRHVETIHAHATAHLEHAARSLDETVRMI
- the hypE gene encoding hydrogenase expression/formation protein HypE, with product MPTEFISSPLFERVERARRRKPKIKDTHITLAHGSGGRAMHELIEGLFLDYLKNPLLEKLEDQAVFEIPQHSSKLNGNGNQGATRLAFTTDSYVVDPIFFRGGDIGKLAVHGTVNDLAMSGARPVYLSAGFIIEEGFAVDDLKQVLASMRDAAHEAGVDIVTGDTKVVQKGSADKLFINTSGIGVIEHPVDISVSRAATGDKVIVSGSIGDHGTTILIARGELELETDIASDSAPLNSLVSDMLDEAAQGSRLDGIHVLRDPTRGGVATTLNEIALGSERYIEIYESRIPVREEVKGACEILGLDALYVANEGKLIAVVADDIAEALVARMRKNIYGRDACIIGEVKAEPQGIVSMVTGFGGTRIVDMLVGEQLPRIC